The genomic interval TCAGGTCTTACTACAACACCATTCAACAACAGGGTAAAGGAGTAGACTGCGTTTGTATCTGCACCGTCAGCAGTAACAGTAATGGCACCATCACTTGCATTGTAACAGGACACATTAACATGCCCGGCCACATTTTCAGCCGCTGTCAACGGTTGCAGCACCGGAATGGTAAGCGGGTAAGGGCTATAACAGTTCCCTGATTCCTGTCCGGGGTTTAATACCCATAGTGTGTAATTGCCTGGCGCAAGATCTGTGATAGTGACACCATTCGCAATAGAAACAGCACCGTCACTTTGCTTATAGAAATCGCCACAGGCGTTGGTAGCACCGGGGAGTGCATTAGGATCACAAGGTCCGTTAGCCGTGCCGTTCCGCAATATCCATCTCATTGTCGAGAATCCTCCATTGATAGCGTTACCTGGAATTGTAATGCTGCCGCTGTGCTGCGTACCCGCACAGGATGGTGTTATTTGAATGGTATTGCTGGTTATTGTAGGCGCAGATGGTTGTATCTCGATCGGATCTGATACTGCAGAATAAGGGGAATAATAAGTATTGATCTTATAAGCCGCTTTATGCCTGTATCTGAATCTCACCATTTGTTTGCCATCTTTCAGCTCAGGGATTCCCTGCTCCGGACTAAAACGCAAATAATCCCAGTTTTCAATGGAATACAGAGGTTTCCATTGGCTAGCCGGCAAGTCCAACCGGTATTCCCACTCCGTACTAAATGTTACGAATTCGTTAGATTGTATCGTTGCATTATTGTTCACATGCGAAAAAGTAACAACTTCATTTGCGCAAATGGTGGTATTAAAGGACGGACTAGTCATCGGCCAGGGGGTCGGCATACCATAGACGCGCCGGGCATGATAAGGAGCCGTGTAAGGTTGGGTGACTATATAATTTGTCCCGATAAAATAAGGTATATCCTCGTTGAGCCTCGAATTATCATCCATAATGACGGCCAAAGCGTTGGAGTCTATCGGATATATCAGTAGTGGGTCTACTAAGGGAAAGGGGCCATCAACCCATACCCAGGAATACCCGCCCCAGGGATACTGCAAAAGAAGATCCCCGGGATAGTAAACGATCCGCGCCTTATATACGTCATTGGACCCAAAGTATCCAACGGAATCCATCCTTACTTCCGTCGGAATGCCATCTTTCTGATAAAAGGTACCTAGATAGTCATGCCATATACCCCGCTCAACCAGCAGATAAGTGTCAGCATAAGTATAATCCTGTGCAATTGATCTACCAGCCGGTAGCATCATTGCTACCAGTAACAAAAAAAACATTGCCAGCCGGCTAATCATCATTTCTCTGCGCCGGTTTATATTTAAAGTGGGACATACTTTTCTCCGGGATACTACTCTCCTTATCATGTACATGGGAACCAATGTGTGTTTTCTATTGCATTATATTTTAAAGCTGAGATGGCCATCCTCTGAGCCGGGGGATAATATCACAACGCTTCATACGTGGACATCCATACTGTAACCTTCTTCCATACGATGAACAGGTTGACATTACAGAAGATAAGTCCACCGGTTTAACCGCCGGTACTGCGGGTATAGGGGTACTATTATATCCGGGCATAGGTAACATAGGTAATGGGTGTAGGTGTCCCTTCATCTGTTTTTCAGGCTATACATGGTAAATTTACATAATAGAATAATATTATTTAAAAGAGAATGAGTAGTGGCTTATCAACTAATTGTCAATCAGCAAAAATTATTTTCAGCATGCGGTAGTAATACACAACATCAGCACAAAATGCACTGGAAAACAGTCGTTTTAATGTATCAGAACATAATAACGTGTGGGTTGTTATCTATAGGACGTCGCCTGTCGACTATTCAACTATTTTCCTTACATTCATCAAAACGTATACGTAATCCCAAGATCATCCTAAATCGCCACAGTATGAAGAACTATCTACAACTCACCTGTTTGTGCGCCCTTTTGTTGCTCATAAACTTATCTACCAGGGTCTATGGACAGCAGCAACAGACAGTAACAGGTACTGTAACAGACAAAACGACTGGCAACCCTTTACCGGGAGTCACTGTCAGTGTAAAAGGCTCACTTGCCGGTACTATCACCGATGGTAGCGGAAATTTCAAATTCAACACAACCCGCCAGTTCCCTATCACACTGGTATTTTCCTCCGTGGGGTATAGCAGCGCCCCGGTGGTGGTGAACAACGCGGGTAACATTACTGTGCAACTCGCTTCTACGGAGATCCTGGGAGAAGAGATCGTAGTTGCCGCCAGCCGTGTGTCTCAAAGCATACTGGAATCACCCGTATCTATTGAGAAGCTTAATGCCACGGCCATACGGGAATCTCCTACCCCTAGTTTCTATGACGCCCTGCCGTCCCTGAAAGGCGTTGAATCCAGCGTACAGAGCCTTACTTTCCGTACCATTACCACCAGGGGCTTCAATACCAATGGTAATACCCGCTTTAACCAGCTGATGGATGGTATGGACAACCAGGCGCCGGGCCTCAACTTCTCAGTGGGTAACATTGTGGGCATTTCAGAACTGGATGTAGCCAGTGTTGAACTGCTGCCGGGTGCATCTTCCGCGCTCTATGGTGCAGGCGGTATGAATGGTACTTTACTGATGACCAGTAAGAGCCCCTTTGATTACCAGGGCCTGAGCCTGAAACTACAGGCTGGCGTTAATCATGTCGGCAAAAAACAACAGGACAATATCGGTTTCATCCCCGACATCACTGCACGTTATGCCAAAGCCTTCGGCAGGTTCGCCTTCAAGCTCAATTTCGGGTATATGAAAGCCGACGATTGGCAGGCCGTGGATTCTACGAATTTCGACAGGTTAAACCTGCGTACAAAGGCTGGTTTTTCTCATGCTACTGATCCTAATTACGACGGTGTCAACGTTTATGGTGACGAGATCACCACTACTTACGGTGCTTCAGCGGGATTACTTAATGGCCAGGCTGTATCCCGCACCGGTTACAGGGAAAGTGACCTGGTTGATTACAGCACACACAGCCTGAAGACAGGCGCCGCATTCCATTATAAGATCACAGACAATACAGAGGCCATTGTCCAGGGTAACTGGGGAACGGGTACGACCGTGTACACCGGCTCTGACCGTTATTCCCTCCGTAAATTCAACCTGGGTCAGTATAAGCTCGAAGTAAGAGGCAAACGCTTCTTCGTACGTGGTTATACCACCCAGGAACGTTCAGGGGAAGCATACAATGCTACTGCACTGGGCACCCTGCTGAACGAGGCTTATAATCCAAGCGTAGTCAGGGACAACGACGGTAACGTAACCGGTGGATGGTTTGCAGAATATGCATCCATTTACAACCAGGCACGTATGGGCGTCTTTCCAGGTGCCCCGGGTGTAAAGACAGATGCACAGGCACATGCCATTGCCAGGTCTGTAGCTGACAGGAACAGACTGACGCCCGGTAGTGCAGCATTCAACCAAGCCAAAGAGACGATTACCAGCAACTATATCGGCTTTGGCGCGGGCAGGAACGGTGCTAAGTTCAACGATAAAACAAACCTGTATCACTACGAAGGATTCTACGATTTCACCGATCATCTGAAAATACTGGAAGTACAGGCAGGCGCCGCTTTCCGCAGGTACTCCCTGAACTCTGACGGTACTATTTTTGACGATGGGGCCGGACGTATCAAGATCGATGAAGTAGGCGCCTACCTGCAGGTGGGTAAGAAACTGGTACAGGACAGGATCAAGCTGACAGGTTCTGTTCGCTATGACAAGAATGAGAATTTCGATGGCAGGTTTACGCCACGTATATCCGGTGTGTTTACCGTTGCGCCGCGTCATAATATCCGTTTGTCGTTCCAGACAGCTTACCGCAATCCTACCAACCAGGATCAGTACATCGATCTGCCTATCCGCGCCAATACCCGTCTGATAGGTGGTTTGCCCGAGCTGCTGAACAAGTACAACCTTTATAACAACAAGGGGTATACGCAGGCCAGCGTACAACGCTACGCTGCTACCGGCGATCCGACCCAGCTGCAACAATACACTTTTGGCAAGTTCAGACCTGAAAGCGTAAGCGCCTATGAGATCGGCTACAAGGGCCTCATCAAGAACCGCCTGCTGATCGACGCTTATTACTATTACAGCGCCTATAAGAACTTCCTTTCCTACACAGCACTGATACAGCCTACTGTACCGCTGGCACAGGATCCGACCCTGAGCAGCGCCAGGATATTTGCGACCTACGTGAATAATCCTGAAAAGGTAAAAGCACAGGGCGGTGCTATAGGCCTGGATTACCTGATCAATAGCTGGACCCTGTCAGGTAACTTCTCTTACAATGACCTTACAAACAATAAGGGAGAACTCGACAATG from Chitinophaga filiformis carries:
- a CDS encoding TonB-dependent receptor — its product is MKNYLQLTCLCALLLLINLSTRVYGQQQQTVTGTVTDKTTGNPLPGVTVSVKGSLAGTITDGSGNFKFNTTRQFPITLVFSSVGYSSAPVVVNNAGNITVQLASTEILGEEIVVAASRVSQSILESPVSIEKLNATAIRESPTPSFYDALPSLKGVESSVQSLTFRTITTRGFNTNGNTRFNQLMDGMDNQAPGLNFSVGNIVGISELDVASVELLPGASSALYGAGGMNGTLLMTSKSPFDYQGLSLKLQAGVNHVGKKQQDNIGFIPDITARYAKAFGRFAFKLNFGYMKADDWQAVDSTNFDRLNLRTKAGFSHATDPNYDGVNVYGDEITTTYGASAGLLNGQAVSRTGYRESDLVDYSTHSLKTGAAFHYKITDNTEAIVQGNWGTGTTVYTGSDRYSLRKFNLGQYKLEVRGKRFFVRGYTTQERSGEAYNATALGTLLNEAYNPSVVRDNDGNVTGGWFAEYASIYNQARMGVFPGAPGVKTDAQAHAIARSVADRNRLTPGSAAFNQAKETITSNYIGFGAGRNGAKFNDKTNLYHYEGFYDFTDHLKILEVQAGAAFRRYSLNSDGTIFDDGAGRIKIDEVGAYLQVGKKLVQDRIKLTGSVRYDKNENFDGRFTPRISGVFTVAPRHNIRLSFQTAYRNPTNQDQYIDLPIRANTRLIGGLPELLNKYNLYNNKGYTQASVQRYAATGDPTQLQQYTFGKFRPESVSAYEIGYKGLIKNRLLIDAYYYYSAYKNFLSYTALIQPTVPLAQDPTLSSARIFATYVNNPEKVKAQGGAIGLDYLINSWTLSGNFSYNDLTNNKGELDNAFNTPKYRFNIGVASKSIAKNLGFNVMYRWQDAFVWSSSFVRGTVSAYSTIDAQVNYRIPKIRATIKVGGSNITNHYFQTSYGNPKAGAIYYTAILFDDLLK